One Merismopedia glauca CCAP 1448/3 genomic window carries:
- a CDS encoding ABC transporter permease, whose amino-acid sequence MNHRLAIAQRNFFQKLFSRDVHHLWDLVIQLVSRELKLRYKRSVLGIAWTLLNPLLQLLVFATVFRGVLQLNIPHYASSVFCGLMVWNWFQSSLTDGTGVINANPTLIRQPGFPSIILPIVVILVHMVHFLLALPVLVIFLLIDGVMLQTTLWQLPLLMLLQLGFTAGLSYILAATNVMFHDTRYTVGVLLQLLFYATPIFYDLSHIPVRYQFWYQLNPIAHLVTAYRGILIQGVPPNWFPLLGVGVVAIGLFMVGRTYFMVQSDRFVEEL is encoded by the coding sequence ATGAATCATCGTCTTGCGATCGCCCAGCGCAATTTCTTCCAGAAGCTGTTCAGTAGGGATGTTCATCATCTCTGGGATCTGGTGATTCAATTAGTATCGCGGGAACTCAAACTGCGGTACAAGCGATCGGTACTTGGCATTGCCTGGACGTTGCTAAATCCCCTGCTACAACTGCTGGTGTTTGCCACTGTATTTCGAGGGGTATTGCAACTGAATATTCCCCACTACGCATCTTCTGTATTTTGCGGATTAATGGTGTGGAACTGGTTTCAATCTTCCTTAACTGATGGCACGGGGGTGATTAATGCAAACCCCACACTCATCCGTCAGCCCGGTTTCCCCAGCATTATTCTACCGATTGTCGTAATCTTGGTTCACATGGTGCATTTTCTACTAGCCCTGCCTGTTCTGGTGATATTTCTGCTGATCGATGGGGTAATGCTACAAACCACCCTCTGGCAGTTGCCCCTGTTAATGCTGCTGCAACTGGGATTTACAGCAGGTTTATCCTATATTCTGGCAGCTACTAACGTGATGTTTCATGATACCCGCTACACAGTGGGTGTGCTGTTGCAACTGCTCTTCTATGCCACACCCATATTCTATGATCTTAGCCATATCCCAGTGCGGTATCAGTTCTGGTATCAGTTAAATCCCATTGCCCACCTGGTCACCGCTTATCGGGGAATATTGATTCAGGGTGTTCCACCCAACTGGTTCCCACTCTTAGGGGTAGGTGTGGTTGCCATTGGGCTATTTATGGTGGGGCGCACCTACTTTATGGTGCAGAGCGATCGCTTTGTGGAGGAACTCTAG
- a CDS encoding ABC transporter ATP-binding protein has protein sequence MEAALAGWRGVRSNDYFWALRDVSFTVAPGEMLGVVGRNGAGKSTLLRLLGRVGRPDEGNIVLNGRVGALLDLGAGFHTDLTGRENVFVNAVVAGLLQREVRRQFDSIVEFAEIAQFIDNPIRTYSTGMMMRLAFSVAVHTHPAILLVDEHLSVGDQAFQNKCLDRIAQMKAEGCAVVLISHNAKQIEELCDRAIWLNQGRIWAEGEADTVVEQYRGAMGAVSPSEELTQ, from the coding sequence ATGGAGGCAGCTTTAGCAGGCTGGCGAGGCGTGAGATCCAATGATTACTTCTGGGCCCTACGAGATGTCAGCTTCACGGTTGCCCCCGGAGAAATGCTGGGGGTTGTGGGCAGAAATGGGGCAGGAAAGTCCACGCTGTTGCGCCTGCTGGGGCGAGTTGGGCGACCGGATGAAGGCAACATCGTGCTGAACGGACGCGTGGGCGCACTGCTCGATCTAGGAGCCGGGTTCCACACCGATTTGACCGGACGAGAAAATGTGTTTGTCAATGCGGTGGTTGCCGGACTGTTGCAGCGTGAGGTGAGACGACAATTTGACTCTATTGTAGAATTCGCCGAGATCGCACAATTTATTGACAATCCTATTCGTACTTACAGTACAGGGATGATGATGCGTCTGGCATTTTCGGTAGCGGTTCATACGCATCCGGCTATTTTGCTGGTGGACGAACACCTGTCGGTGGGAGATCAGGCATTTCAAAATAAGTGTCTCGATCGCATTGCTCAGATGAAGGCGGAGGGTTGTGCTGTGGTGTTGATTTCCCATAACGCCAAGCAGATTGAAGAACTGTGCGATCGCGCTATCTGGTTGAATCAGGGGCGGATCTGGGCAGAAGGCGAGGCGGATACTGTGGTCGAGCAGTACCGAGGAGCAATGGGAGCAGTTTCCCCTTCAGAGGAACTCACGCAATAA